From a region of the Salarias fasciatus chromosome 6, fSalaFa1.1, whole genome shotgun sequence genome:
- the LOC115389686 gene encoding protein ALP1-like isoform X2, giving the protein MQGLQRLLQREQDHGWGSQLEVLIYVYWLAHGLSYRVVSSVFCVPRSTVHRVIHRVAHLIWRNLKLAISFPRLEDLNTIGEAFGQLAGTPVLNCVVGAIDGCHFRIKPPAHHRIDYLNYKGFFSINMQVICDANGRFLDIFVGYPGAVHDTRILKNSPFYKAQLYPPAEYILLGDGGYPCLATPISLLTPYREPVRDRSESRFNYHHSRARSIIERAFGVLKTRWRSTLFRALEVRPTFSPVVIATCAFLHNVCLDNGDVLEPDTDIAQDMYDPRPPPAPLANEQSGSAKRDQLAALLSGLEQQC; this is encoded by the coding sequence ATGCAGGGGCTACAGAGACTTCTGCAGAGGGAACAGGACCATGGCTGGGGCTCTCAACTTGAGGTCCTGATATATGTGTACTGGCTGGCCCACGGACTCTCTTACCGAGTTGTGTCAAGTGTTTTTTGTGTTCCAAGGTCCACTGTCCACCGCGTAATCCACAGAGTTGCACATCTGATCTGGCGTAACCTGAAGCTGGCTATCAGTTTTCCACGCCTCGAGGATCTCAACACAATTGGAGAAGCATTTGGACAACTTGCAGGAACCCCCGTCCTCAATTGTGTTGTTGGAGCAATTGATGGTTGCCATTTCCGAATCAAACCTCCTGCCCATCACAGAATCGACTACCTTAACTACAAAGGTTTCTTTTCAATCAACATGCAGGTCATTTGTGATGCAAATGGCAGGTTTTTGGACATCTTTGTGGGCTATCCTGGTGCTGTGCATGACACTCGCATATTAAAAAACAGTCCTTTTTACAAAGCACAACTATACCCTCCAGCAGAATACATCCTTCTGGGTGATGGCGGCTATCCATGTTTAGCGACGCCCATCAGCCTCTTAACACCATACAGAGAACCTGTGCGGGACCGGTCAGAGTCCAGATTCAATTATCACCACTCCCGGGCTCGCAGCATCATTGAAAGGGCTTTTGGTGTCCTGAAGACACGATGGAGGTCTACCCTTTTTCGAGCCCTAGAGGTTAGACCAACATTCTCCCCAGTGGTCATTGCTACCTGTGCCTTTTTGCATAATGTGTGTTTGGACAACGGTGACGTGTTGGAGCCAGACACTGACATTGCACAAGACATGTACGACCCTCGACCACCACCTGCCCCACTGGCGAATGAGCAGTCAGGAAGTGCCAAAAGGGACCAGCTGGCTGCATTACTCTCTGGCCTGGAGCAGCAGTGCTAA
- the LOC115389686 gene encoding protein ALP1-like isoform X1, whose protein sequence is MPVEAAVISIAWTLGIFLRLSIARRKAVRRRRHFRRMATLMAQIQSGRAVSYCQLNQDVPVLRLWFNVEAELQQDFRLTRRAMQGLQRLLQREQDHGWGSQLEVLIYVYWLAHGLSYRVVSSVFCVPRSTVHRVIHRVAHLIWRNLKLAISFPRLEDLNTIGEAFGQLAGTPVLNCVVGAIDGCHFRIKPPAHHRIDYLNYKGFFSINMQVICDANGRFLDIFVGYPGAVHDTRILKNSPFYKAQLYPPAEYILLGDGGYPCLATPISLLTPYREPVRDRSESRFNYHHSRARSIIERAFGVLKTRWRSTLFRALEVRPTFSPVVIATCAFLHNVCLDNGDVLEPDTDIAQDMYDPRPPPAPLANEQSGSAKRDQLAALLSGLEQQC, encoded by the exons ATGCCGGTGGAAGCTGCAGTAATCTCCATAGCGTGGACTTTGGGAATCTTTTTAAGATTGTCCATAGCGAGAAGAAAAGCCGTAAGACGGAGAAGACATTTTCGAAGAATGGCGACGCTGATGGCTCAGATACAG AGTGGCCGTGCTGTGTCTTACTGCCAGCTGAACCAGGATGTGCCTGTACTCCGGCTGTGGTTCAATGTGGAGGCAGAACTACAGCAGGACTTTCGCCTGACCAGAAGAGCCATGCAGGGGCTACAGAGACTTCTGCAGAGGGAACAGGACCATGGCTGGGGCTCTCAACTTGAGGTCCTGATATATGTGTACTGGCTGGCCCACGGACTCTCTTACCGAGTTGTGTCAAGTGTTTTTTGTGTTCCAAGGTCCACTGTCCACCGCGTAATCCACAGAGTTGCACATCTGATCTGGCGTAACCTGAAGCTGGCTATCAGTTTTCCACGCCTCGAGGATCTCAACACAATTGGAGAAGCATTTGGACAACTTGCAGGAACCCCCGTCCTCAATTGTGTTGTTGGAGCAATTGATGGTTGCCATTTCCGAATCAAACCTCCTGCCCATCACAGAATCGACTACCTTAACTACAAAGGTTTCTTTTCAATCAACATGCAGGTCATTTGTGATGCAAATGGCAGGTTTTTGGACATCTTTGTGGGCTATCCTGGTGCTGTGCATGACACTCGCATATTAAAAAACAGTCCTTTTTACAAAGCACAACTATACCCTCCAGCAGAATACATCCTTCTGGGTGATGGCGGCTATCCATGTTTAGCGACGCCCATCAGCCTCTTAACACCATACAGAGAACCTGTGCGGGACCGGTCAGAGTCCAGATTCAATTATCACCACTCCCGGGCTCGCAGCATCATTGAAAGGGCTTTTGGTGTCCTGAAGACACGATGGAGGTCTACCCTTTTTCGAGCCCTAGAGGTTAGACCAACATTCTCCCCAGTGGTCATTGCTACCTGTGCCTTTTTGCATAATGTGTGTTTGGACAACGGTGACGTGTTGGAGCCAGACACTGACATTGCACAAGACATGTACGACCCTCGACCACCACCTGCCCCACTGGCGAATGAGCAGTCAGGAAGTGCCAAAAGGGACCAGCTGGCTGCATTACTCTCTGGCCTGGAGCAGCAGTGCTAA